In the genome of Spirochaetota bacterium, the window GTTAAGCAACATCAATGGAACACCCTGCAAGTTAGGATACGTGGGGGCACGTACACGCCAACGATCTGCCCTATTCTCTTCACCAGTGATAACATAGTGTACAACCTCACCACGTGGCGCTTCAACAGCTGATATTGAATGTACCAACGGCTTGATAGGCTCATCAAATTCATATAATAAAGGTTCATCAACAGGCATATCCTTTAACACTTGCCTGATAATTTTAATGGATTCAAATGTTTCAAGGATACGTACAAGAACGGTTCCCCATACATCACAGGTATCCACAACCGGGACATCAAATTGTACTGCATCATAAGCAGCATAGGGATGGTCACGGCGTGTATCGATATCTACTCCTCTTGCGCGAGCAACAGGGCCAACCAAACTCCACTTGATTGTATCCTCTTTTGAAATATACCCAACACCTTTTGTTCTTCTATGAATGGCAGTGTCGCCAACTATTGCATTCTTAATTGCAATAAGTTCTTTTTCTACTTTATCCATGACATTTAAAATATCATCCTTATGTGGCAATATATCGCGCCTTACGCCACCAATGATAATCATGCCATAGGTCTTTCGATTACCGGTAATCTTTTCTGCAAGCCACATTACAGGCTCACGCACACGCCATGAATGCATAAATACTGTATCAAACCCTATCAAGTGACCTGCAACCCCCAACCACAGCAGGTGCGAATGGATTCGTTCAAGCTCAAGCATAAATGTACGGATATATTCAGCTTTCCGAGAAATTTTAATACCCGCTGCTAACTCAACCGATTGCGAATACGATGTAGCATGTACTGATCCGCAAATACCACAAATACGCTCTGCAATAAACGGTACCTCATTATATGTTACCTGAGTGGTACACAATTTTTCAATACCACGATGTGTCATAAAACCACGGTAATCACAACCTTTAATTGTTTCACCATCAACATACACTGCAAAATGTGCTGGTTCATGCAGTGTTGGATGGAATGGACCAATAGGAACAGTGGTACATCCTTCAGGTGCCTCATCAAGCTGGTATGCCACATCCTCAGCTGCAGGCGGCATTAAATTCCAGGGAACTTCTTTGCGAAGAGGGTATATCCCTTGAGGCCAATCATCAGCCAGAATTAGTCGTTTTGGCTTTGGATGACCTTCAAATTGCATGCCAAGCAAGTCCATATATTCACGTTCTGACCACCCTGCATTAGGAATATCAGGAGTGATGGAATCCACAACAGGCTTATCAGCAGGGACTTTAGTTCGTATACAGCAGAAGATGTTATCTTTATCAAAACTAAAGGTATGTACTAAACCCAATGTATTATCTCTGGCTATATTATCGTACCCTATGCTTACCATGTAGCGGGCACCCATTGCAATTACTTCATTGCATATTTCCCGTATATTTTTTTTATCAACATCAACAAACAACCGCGTTGCAAGTGGTGTTTCAAAGCCCTTGACAGAGCCTTTGAACTTTTCCTTTAAATCCTTTTTAACTTGGTCTATCGATGGCATATTCTACCTCTTATTCATAAATGTTGTATTATTTCACATTACCACCTGTCCACCACAGCATGGACTTTAATGCTGCAAACATATGCCTGTCTTTATATCTATTGTTATTATTAAGGTCCTGATATCCACACAACCATGTTGGCATAACTTTTTCTTGTGAACCTGCACTCTTTCTGACTATAAAGGCAACAGCAAATCCAACAATCACTATCAATATCACAACTAGTGGGACAGCAATTGCATTTGCATACTGCATACCTGGCACGTTAATTGAAACACCCATAGCGGAAGTAAATACAGCATTGTGTGCCGACAATTCATTGAAGGAACTCTGCACTATTGAACCAGATGAAGACTTGAATATATCTGTAATTGTATCATAATATATAAAAGGGATAACCCCTTGGACTATACATAACAGAGCCAAAATAACTTTTGGCAAAAGCATCTTCCAGGATACTTCCTGTGGTTTATGCTCAACATTCCATTCTATGCCAGTTGAAGCAAATGACATTCCAAAAAACTTAACATAGCATGCAAGCGTCAATGCGCTGGTAAACAGAGCAATGATCCCAAACAGTGCAAGGAAGAATATCTGACTGCCACCAAGCAGTGTTGCTGATATTATTGTCCACTTGCTTGCAAATCCGCTGAAGGGAGGAACACCAGCTATCGACAATGAGGCAATCCCTGCAATTACTGCACTTGCTGGCATATATTTTAAAAGACCACCCAACTTATTAAGGTCTTTTGTATGAGTTTCATATAATATACTGCCTGCGGTAAGGAAGAGCAGCCCTTTAAATATGGCATGATTTAATACATGATACAATATTCCAATGATGACCACAAACGATAGCATCTGTACAAACATGTTGTTGCTGTGGTACATATACAAACCAGCCCCAATAGCCAGAACAATGTAACCTATCTGGCCAATGGAGCTGTATGCAAGCAGACGTTTTGCATCGCTCTGCTTTAAAGACTGGGAGGTACCAATAAACAACGTTACTACACCAAAAGTTGCTATAATAGCTCCCCATACAAGAGGATTCACAGTATGCCCTTCATGAGGAATCATCCAGAAAAATGTTCGTACTATACCATAAATACCAGTTTTAATCATAACGCCACTCAGCAATGCACTAATAGGGGATGGTGCAATTGAATGTGCATCTGGCAGCCATAGTTGACCAAATGGGAATACACCAGCTTTAAAACTAAAGCCTAATAATAACAGAGTATACACCAGCACAGGAACTGTTCCGCTGGTTGCTCCAAGCTTCTGCGTCAATGTATGTACAGAATCTCCCATAGCAGAGCCATTGATAAGGAATGCACCCGCAACTATAAACAACCATGCAAGCTCCATAAGGATTAAGTATTTATTTGCATTACGGACATTTTGCTTTTCTTTATATTCAAAGCGGATCAAAAAGTATGATGCAATAGTCATAAGTTGCCATGCTACAGTAAACCCAATACTTAAATCATCAACAGTTACTATACCAATCATTCCAAGAATAAATAATGGGAAGTTTATGTAGTAAGGACGCAGGGAATAGTCCTTATAATGTTCCATATAATCAATGGAGTACAGTGCACTCATCACTGCCATAAAGGATATAATGGCAATGAAGAACCCTGAAAACGCATCTATCAAAAAATAGATTGGCACAGAGCCAAAATATATTGCCTGTGTCTCAGATGATTTCTGTACAAAAATTGCAATATACGCCACATAGAGTAGCAACCCTGCTGCAATTGCTACTATAACTGTGTTTATCCAGCCTGCTAATTTTCTTTTAGAAGCTATGAGCGGCACAATGATACTTGCTCCAAGCAATATAGCAAAAGCCAGTAGTAACGTAGCATAAAGATCAATGTTCATACACACACTCCTTTTGGTTGCTCATAATTGATGCCT includes:
- a CDS encoding proton-conducting transporter membrane subunit, whose protein sequence is MNIDLYATLLLAFAILLGASIIVPLIASKRKLAGWINTVIVAIAAGLLLYVAYIAIFVQKSSETQAIYFGSVPIYFLIDAFSGFFIAIISFMAVMSALYSIDYMEHYKDYSLRPYYINFPLFILGMIGIVTVDDLSIGFTVAWQLMTIASYFLIRFEYKEKQNVRNANKYLILMELAWLFIVAGAFLINGSAMGDSVHTLTQKLGATSGTVPVLVYTLLLLGFSFKAGVFPFGQLWLPDAHSIAPSPISALLSGVMIKTGIYGIVRTFFWMIPHEGHTVNPLVWGAIIATFGVVTLFIGTSQSLKQSDAKRLLAYSSIGQIGYIVLAIGAGLYMYHSNNMFVQMLSFVVIIGILYHVLNHAIFKGLLFLTAGSILYETHTKDLNKLGGLLKYMPASAVIAGIASLSIAGVPPFSGFASKWTIISATLLGGSQIFFLALFGIIALFTSALTLACYVKFFGMSFASTGIEWNVEHKPQEVSWKMLLPKVILALLCIVQGVIPFIYYDTITDIFKSSSGSIVQSSFNELSAHNAVFTSAMGVSINVPGMQYANAIAVPLVVILIVIVGFAVAFIVRKSAGSQEKVMPTWLCGYQDLNNNNRYKDRHMFAALKSMLWWTGGNVK
- a CDS encoding NADH-quinone oxidoreductase subunit C, which translates into the protein MPSIDQVKKDLKEKFKGSVKGFETPLATRLFVDVDKKNIREICNEVIAMGARYMVSIGYDNIARDNTLGLVHTFSFDKDNIFCCIRTKVPADKPVVDSITPDIPNAGWSEREYMDLLGMQFEGHPKPKRLILADDWPQGIYPLRKEVPWNLMPPAAEDVAYQLDEAPEGCTTVPIGPFHPTLHEPAHFAVYVDGETIKGCDYRGFMTHRGIEKLCTTQVTYNEVPFIAERICGICGSVHATSYSQSVELAAGIKISRKAEYIRTFMLELERIHSHLLWLGVAGHLIGFDTVFMHSWRVREPVMWLAEKITGNRKTYGMIIIGGVRRDILPHKDDILNVMDKVEKELIAIKNAIVGDTAIHRRTKGVGYISKEDTIKWSLVGPVARARGVDIDTRRDHPYAAYDAVQFDVPVVDTCDVWGTVLVRILETFESIKIIRQVLKDMPVDEPLLYEFDEPIKPLVHSISAVEAPRGEVVHYVITGEENRADRWRVRAPTYPNLQGVPLMLLNNQLADAPIIIGSIDPCFSCTDRMALIDLKTGKQTILSNEELESLSRSKKV